Proteins found in one Microbacterium sp. SSM24 genomic segment:
- a CDS encoding DNA polymerase Y family protein, protein MAVDSPVRSLVLWFPDWPVTALLHGAGAGAGAGMAGPDAPAGPDAPARPAGADASAPLDPSRPIAVVERNLVVACSAAARAEGVRRGQRRRDAQARCPGLTVVPADAARDHRAFAPVVSAIEERVPGVQLVRPGLCALRAKGPSRYYGGETEAARVLLDTLRALGLGDVRAGIADGPFTAEQAARSGTSIAEPVCVIPAGGAAGFLAPLSVSVLDAASLGGGAAPSASDDLVGLLARLGVQTLGEFAALPPDRVRERFGERGIRLHSLAGGLDSRPVQPRTPPPELQREIAFEPPLEIADQVAFGMRVTADDFIAGLGAIDLVCTELRVELVGDRGERSERVWLHPGSFDAAAVVDRVRWQLSEEVGTHGGGGEDRALRSGVALVRISPEAVDAASHHAPAIFGGGPEEKVHHALSRVQAMLGHRGVLTPAIGGGRWLVERQVLVPWGDRHGTGPDGLAAQRARPWPGSLPDPLPTTVFAEPIPVDVRALGGELIDVDERGSVSAVPTVLIESGRRRRIEAWAGPWPVVERSWDAARSRRAHRFQVVDADGAAWLLVCEGDSWTAEATYD, encoded by the coding sequence ATGGCCGTGGACTCTCCTGTGCGCAGTCTCGTCCTGTGGTTCCCCGACTGGCCGGTGACGGCGCTGCTGCACGGGGCCGGTGCGGGGGCGGGTGCCGGCATGGCCGGACCGGATGCTCCGGCCGGCCCGGATGCGCCGGCCCGGCCTGCCGGAGCGGATGCCTCCGCGCCCCTCGATCCGTCCCGGCCGATCGCCGTGGTCGAGCGCAATCTCGTCGTGGCATGCTCGGCGGCGGCCCGGGCAGAGGGAGTGCGACGTGGGCAACGGCGACGCGACGCGCAGGCGCGCTGCCCCGGGCTCACGGTCGTGCCCGCCGATGCCGCACGCGATCATCGGGCCTTCGCCCCCGTGGTGTCGGCGATCGAGGAGCGCGTTCCCGGTGTGCAGCTCGTGCGGCCCGGACTGTGCGCGCTGCGGGCGAAGGGCCCATCCCGCTACTACGGCGGTGAGACCGAGGCGGCACGGGTGCTGCTCGACACGCTGCGGGCACTCGGTCTGGGCGACGTGCGCGCGGGGATCGCGGACGGTCCCTTCACGGCCGAGCAGGCAGCCAGGTCCGGCACGAGCATCGCCGAACCGGTCTGCGTGATCCCGGCGGGCGGGGCGGCGGGTTTCCTCGCCCCGCTGTCGGTGTCGGTGCTCGATGCCGCCTCCCTCGGCGGCGGTGCAGCGCCGTCGGCGTCCGACGACCTCGTCGGGCTGCTCGCACGGCTGGGCGTGCAGACGCTCGGCGAGTTCGCCGCCCTGCCTCCCGATCGGGTCCGGGAACGGTTCGGGGAGCGCGGCATCCGTCTTCACTCGCTCGCCGGCGGACTCGACTCGCGACCCGTCCAGCCCCGCACGCCACCACCCGAGCTGCAGCGCGAGATCGCGTTCGAACCCCCGCTCGAGATCGCCGATCAGGTGGCGTTCGGCATGAGGGTCACGGCCGACGACTTCATCGCGGGGCTCGGCGCGATCGATCTCGTCTGCACCGAACTGCGCGTCGAGCTCGTCGGCGACCGAGGGGAGCGCAGCGAGCGGGTGTGGCTGCACCCCGGATCGTTCGATGCCGCGGCGGTCGTCGACCGGGTGCGCTGGCAGCTCTCCGAAGAGGTCGGCACGCATGGCGGCGGGGGAGAAGACAGGGCGCTGCGCAGCGGCGTCGCGCTCGTGCGGATCTCTCCCGAGGCGGTGGACGCGGCATCCCACCATGCCCCCGCCATCTTCGGAGGCGGACCGGAAGAGAAGGTGCATCACGCCCTGTCGCGCGTGCAGGCGATGCTCGGCCACCGCGGTGTGCTCACCCCGGCGATCGGCGGCGGCCGCTGGCTGGTCGAACGGCAGGTGCTCGTGCCGTGGGGCGATCGCCACGGCACGGGTCCCGACGGCCTTGCGGCGCAGCGAGCACGGCCGTGGCCGGGGAGCCTTCCCGACCCGCTGCCCACGACCGTGTTCGCCGAGCCGATCCCTGTCGACGTGCGCGCGCTCGGAGGCGAGCTGATCGACGTCGACGAGCGAGGGAGCGTGTCGGCCGTGCCGACGGTGCTGATCGAGAGCGGGCGACGGCGGCGGATCGAGGCGTGGGCCGGTCCGTGGCCGGTGGTGGAGAGGTCGTGGGATGCCGCGCGCTCGCGTCGTGCGCACCGGTTCCAGGTCGTCGACGCCGACGGCGCCGCCTGGCTGCTGGTGTGCGAGGGTGACAGCTGGACGGCGGAGGCGACCTATGACTGA
- a CDS encoding DMT family transporter, translated as MEDKRWRWIAVTAIAPIAWGSTYVVTRNLLPPESPLWGGVLRALPAGLLVLLAARVLPRGSWWWRSLVLGTLNVGGFFVLVYIAGQRLPSSLAATLMSTSAACMLLFAWLLLRRRPRAAAVAGAGIGLIGVVVMFGVDVGGVDPWGVAASLGAMVASSIGFVLTARWGSDVPALPMTAWQLVAGSLVLLPAALLVEGAPPVLTLESTLGFAYVTLIATAVAYAAWFAGLRHLAPGVVGVIGLLNPVTGVALGVLLAGEAFGVPQAVGVALVLAGIALGALPGRRVASRALAPAET; from the coding sequence GTGGAAGATAAAAGATGGCGCTGGATCGCGGTGACGGCGATCGCTCCGATCGCCTGGGGCAGCACGTACGTCGTCACGCGCAACCTGCTCCCGCCGGAATCGCCGCTGTGGGGCGGCGTGCTGCGAGCGCTGCCGGCGGGACTTCTCGTGCTGCTGGCCGCGCGGGTCCTGCCGCGAGGATCGTGGTGGTGGCGCTCGCTCGTGCTCGGCACGCTCAACGTCGGCGGGTTCTTCGTGCTGGTCTACATCGCCGGCCAGCGTCTGCCGTCGAGCCTCGCGGCGACGCTGATGTCGACGTCGGCGGCGTGCATGCTCCTGTTCGCGTGGCTGCTGCTCCGTCGTCGTCCGCGCGCGGCGGCCGTAGCCGGTGCCGGTATCGGGCTCATCGGCGTCGTCGTCATGTTCGGCGTCGACGTCGGCGGGGTGGATCCGTGGGGTGTCGCGGCATCCCTCGGCGCCATGGTCGCCTCGTCGATCGGGTTCGTGCTCACGGCTCGGTGGGGGAGCGACGTGCCCGCGCTGCCGATGACGGCCTGGCAGCTCGTCGCGGGGTCGCTCGTGCTGCTGCCCGCCGCCCTGCTCGTGGAGGGTGCGCCGCCGGTGCTCACCCTCGAGTCGACGCTGGGCTTCGCGTATGTCACGCTCATCGCCACCGCGGTCGCCTACGCCGCGTGGTTCGCCGGGCTGCGCCATCTGGCGCCGGGGGTCGTCGGAGTGATCGGCCTTCTCAATCCCGTCACCGGGGTCGCGCTCGGCGTGCTCCTCGCCGGGGAGGCGTTCGGCGTGCCGCAGGCGGTCGGGGTGGCTCTGGTGCTGGCGGGGATCGCGCTCGGCGCGCTGCCTGGGCGGCGGGTGGCGTCGAGGGCTCTTGCACCGGCGGAGACGTGA
- a CDS encoding MarR family winged helix-turn-helix transcriptional regulator, whose protein sequence is MDAASDEPLDRVAEIQEAWRRERPDLDPSPQGVIGRLHRVAIELTERLVAVYGEFGLTEGEFDVLATLRRAGEPYEHAAGDLADHTLVTTGGLTKRVDRLEARGLVERRAEASDARRRLVRLTPEGRDLIDRAFTAHLANEHRLVQELGEADAAALEPILTRWLRALDAR, encoded by the coding sequence ATGGATGCCGCTTCCGACGAACCGCTCGACCGCGTCGCCGAGATCCAGGAGGCGTGGCGCCGAGAGCGGCCCGATCTCGACCCCTCCCCGCAGGGGGTGATCGGCCGACTGCACCGCGTCGCGATCGAACTGACCGAGCGCCTCGTCGCCGTCTACGGAGAGTTCGGGCTCACCGAGGGCGAGTTCGACGTGCTGGCCACGCTGCGCCGCGCCGGCGAACCGTACGAGCACGCGGCGGGCGACCTCGCCGACCACACGCTCGTCACGACCGGCGGGCTGACCAAGCGCGTGGACCGCCTCGAGGCCCGCGGTCTCGTCGAGCGTCGTGCCGAGGCATCCGATGCCCGTCGTCGCCTCGTGCGGCTCACGCCCGAGGGTCGCGACCTCATCGACCGCGCCTTCACCGCGCACCTCGCGAACGAGCATCGCCTGGTGCAGGAGCTGGGAGAAGCGGATGCCGCAGCCCTCGAGCCGATCCTCACCCGCTGGCTGCGCGCACTCGACGCGCGCTGA
- a CDS encoding HNH endonuclease, with protein sequence MRTLVLNAGYEPLAVVSFKRALVLVMNEKATVIEHTDGEPVWGTRRAYDRPAVIVLTRYVRVPGGRRVPVTRRGVLRRDSHRCAYCGASASTIDHVLPRSRGGGDSWENLVACCLRCNNVKGDRTPQEMKWELRFTPNPPRGAQWTVRGTERSEPSWEPYLALAA encoded by the coding sequence ATGCGCACTCTGGTGCTGAATGCGGGCTATGAGCCGCTCGCCGTCGTGTCGTTCAAGCGGGCGCTGGTGCTCGTGATGAACGAGAAGGCCACCGTCATCGAGCACACCGATGGCGAACCCGTGTGGGGCACGAGACGTGCCTACGATCGCCCCGCGGTGATCGTGCTGACGCGCTATGTGCGCGTGCCCGGGGGACGCCGCGTGCCGGTGACCAGACGTGGGGTGCTGCGCCGCGACTCGCACAGATGCGCGTACTGCGGAGCGTCGGCTTCGACGATCGACCACGTGCTTCCACGCTCGAGAGGCGGCGGCGACTCGTGGGAGAACCTCGTGGCGTGCTGTCTGCGGTGCAACAACGTCAAGGGCGATCGGACCCCGCAGGAGATGAAGTGGGAGCTCCGCTTCACCCCGAACCCGCCGCGCGGTGCGCAGTGGACGGTGCGAGGCACCGAGCGCAGCGAGCCGAGCTGGGAGCCCTACCTGGCACTCGCCGCCTGA
- a CDS encoding M23 family metallopeptidase → MTTSTAVTTRPATRAPKRAAKQVRSLFALTLVGGLVAAAAMPAFAGVLQKDEAMTLQQMAVDDAQSVVVASDAVGAELTRESYSATTSDEIAKKKAAEAAAERARLSAQTATTTSYNIDLNMVAPGSGAVRWPLTSYTLTDTYGTRGGAHRGIDLVAPAGTPIYAAAAGVVKVSSEAYYDYGVAITIDHVINGQVVNTLYAHQSYGCRKVVAGQTVQVGQVIGCVGSTGRSTANHLHFEVYMNGGNVDPLAWLNANAG, encoded by the coding sequence GTGACCACCTCGACCGCGGTGACGACCCGTCCCGCGACCCGCGCGCCCAAGCGTGCGGCGAAGCAGGTGCGCAGCCTCTTCGCGCTCACACTCGTCGGCGGCCTCGTCGCCGCTGCCGCGATGCCCGCGTTCGCCGGCGTGCTGCAGAAGGACGAGGCGATGACCCTTCAGCAGATGGCTGTCGACGACGCGCAGTCGGTCGTCGTCGCCTCCGACGCCGTCGGCGCCGAGCTGACCCGCGAGAGCTACTCCGCGACGACGTCCGACGAGATCGCGAAGAAGAAGGCTGCGGAAGCGGCTGCCGAGCGCGCCAGGTTGTCGGCGCAGACCGCCACGACCACGAGCTACAACATCGATCTCAACATGGTCGCCCCCGGCTCCGGCGCGGTGCGCTGGCCGCTCACGAGTTACACGCTGACCGACACCTACGGCACGCGCGGCGGTGCGCACCGAGGAATCGACCTCGTCGCGCCGGCCGGAACGCCCATCTACGCTGCGGCGGCCGGTGTGGTGAAGGTCTCGTCCGAGGCCTATTACGACTATGGCGTCGCGATCACGATCGACCACGTCATCAACGGCCAGGTCGTCAACACGCTGTACGCCCACCAGAGCTACGGCTGCCGCAAGGTGGTCGCCGGCCAGACCGTGCAGGTGGGCCAGGTCATCGGGTGCGTCGGCAGTACGGGCCGCTCGACCGCCAACCACCTGCACTTCGAGGTGTACATGAACGGTGGGAACGTCGATCCGCTCGCGTGGCTCAACGCCAACGCCGGCTGA
- a CDS encoding metal-dependent transcriptional regulator — translation MTDLIDTTEMYLRTILELEEENIVPLRARISERLGHSGPTVSQTIGRMERDGLVVVTEDRSLELTDSGRQKAVDVMRKHRLAERLLSDVIGLDWAYVHEEACRWEHVMSEQVERRLVELLGHPTESPYGNPIPGLDQLGDVPTGGFEQGVVGLVRRLNEAGEPISGTVRRLAEPAQVDPELLQQLKGAGVVPGASGEYRYNEGYVLVQMDDADEGLELPVEVASHIFLVDDRR, via the coding sequence ATGACCGACCTGATCGACACCACCGAGATGTACCTGCGCACCATCCTCGAACTCGAGGAGGAGAACATCGTTCCCCTGCGCGCGCGCATCTCGGAGCGCCTCGGCCACTCCGGCCCGACGGTGTCGCAGACGATCGGCCGCATGGAGCGCGACGGCCTCGTGGTCGTGACCGAGGACCGCAGCCTCGAACTCACCGACTCCGGCCGCCAGAAGGCCGTCGACGTCATGCGCAAGCACCGTCTCGCCGAGCGGCTGCTCTCCGACGTGATCGGCCTCGACTGGGCGTACGTGCACGAAGAGGCGTGCCGGTGGGAGCACGTGATGAGCGAGCAGGTCGAACGCCGTCTCGTCGAGCTGCTCGGCCACCCGACGGAGTCGCCGTACGGCAACCCGATCCCCGGCCTCGACCAGCTCGGTGACGTCCCGACCGGCGGCTTCGAGCAGGGCGTGGTCGGACTCGTCCGCCGCCTCAACGAGGCGGGCGAGCCCATCTCCGGCACCGTCCGACGCCTTGCCGAACCCGCTCAGGTCGACCCCGAGCTGCTTCAGCAGCTGAAGGGCGCCGGCGTGGTTCCTGGCGCGTCCGGCGAGTATCGCTACAACGAGGGCTACGTCCTCGTGCAGATGGACGATGCCGACGAGGGACTCGAGCTCCCCGTCGAGGTCGCCTCGCACATCTTCCTCGTCGACGACCGCCGCTGA
- a CDS encoding endonuclease domain-containing protein, translating to MRDPVHMLRALGGVARKVSVIEAGISSYAIDMAIRAGYLLRPRRGWVALPDADPYLIAAARAGVVLTCITRAKRLGLWVLDEDGPHVGVAQNASRLKLASPTATVHWSRPAEPRPAGTLEDGILNTLVMVAACQPHETALAVWDSALNVGLVEKAELERLPLTGAVRRVLDEATPFADSGLETIFRTRLRWLRHPIRSQIWIHGHRLDFLIGERLAVQIDGGHHVGQQRSEDVAHDAALMLLGFHVIRFTYGQVIDHWPDVQEQIMRAVAQGLHRAA from the coding sequence ATGCGGGATCCCGTTCACATGCTGCGTGCCCTCGGCGGTGTCGCGCGCAAGGTCTCGGTCATCGAGGCAGGCATCAGTTCGTACGCGATCGACATGGCGATCAGGGCGGGATATCTCTTGAGGCCGCGACGGGGTTGGGTGGCCCTTCCGGATGCCGATCCGTACCTCATCGCAGCGGCCCGGGCGGGAGTGGTGCTGACCTGCATCACTCGCGCGAAGCGCCTCGGTCTGTGGGTGCTGGACGAAGACGGCCCACATGTCGGGGTGGCGCAGAACGCCTCGCGACTGAAGCTCGCTTCCCCGACGGCCACCGTGCACTGGTCGCGGCCGGCGGAGCCTCGGCCGGCGGGAACGCTCGAGGACGGCATCCTCAACACGCTCGTCATGGTCGCGGCGTGTCAGCCGCACGAGACGGCACTGGCAGTGTGGGACTCCGCGCTGAACGTCGGACTCGTGGAGAAGGCGGAGCTCGAACGCCTGCCTCTGACCGGTGCCGTCAGGCGGGTGCTCGATGAGGCGACCCCCTTCGCCGATTCGGGGCTCGAGACGATCTTCCGGACGCGGCTGCGGTGGTTGCGGCATCCGATCCGCTCGCAGATATGGATTCACGGGCACCGCCTCGATTTCCTCATCGGGGAGCGGCTCGCGGTGCAGATCGACGGTGGGCACCATGTCGGACAGCAGCGTTCCGAAGACGTGGCCCATGATGCTGCGCTGATGCTTCTCGGATTCCATGTGATCCGGTTCACGTATGGTCAAGTGATCGATCATTGGCCCGACGTCCAGGAGCAGATCATGCGCGCCGTGGCGCAGGGACTGCATCGGGCTGCGTGA
- the serC gene encoding phosphoserine transaminase, whose translation MPHVALPREILPADGRFGCGPSKVRADHLAALAGPGSVLLGTSHRQAPVKDLVGQVRAELAELFRLPAGYEVILGNGGSTAFWDAAAFGLIEKRSQNLVFGEFGGKFAAAAKAPWLEAPDVREVPAGTRTTAEAVEGVDVYAWPHNETSTGVSAPVARVQADAGALTVIDATSAAGGIDFSVHEADVYYFAPQKNLGSDGGLWFALVSPAAIERIERIAASGRYIPEFLSLKNALDNSRLNQTLNTPALTTLFLLDRQLDWIRDNGGLQWADARTRESSQALYDWAEASAFATPFVSDPADRSPVVVTIDFDDSVDAAAVAKSLRHNGIVDTEPYRKLGRNQLRVATFVSIDPDDVRQLIKSIDYTVERLG comes from the coding sequence ATGCCCCACGTCGCGCTTCCCCGTGAGATCCTGCCCGCCGACGGACGCTTCGGCTGCGGTCCGTCGAAGGTGCGCGCCGACCACCTGGCCGCCCTCGCCGGACCTGGTTCGGTGCTGCTGGGCACGTCGCACCGCCAGGCGCCGGTCAAGGATCTCGTCGGTCAGGTGCGCGCCGAGCTCGCGGAGCTCTTCCGCCTGCCTGCCGGCTACGAGGTCATCCTCGGCAACGGCGGCTCGACCGCGTTCTGGGATGCCGCGGCGTTCGGCCTGATCGAGAAGCGCAGCCAGAACCTCGTGTTCGGCGAGTTCGGCGGCAAGTTCGCCGCCGCCGCGAAGGCGCCGTGGCTCGAGGCCCCCGATGTGCGCGAGGTGCCGGCAGGCACCCGCACCACCGCGGAGGCGGTCGAGGGCGTCGACGTCTACGCCTGGCCGCACAACGAGACCTCGACCGGCGTCAGCGCCCCGGTCGCGCGCGTGCAGGCAGACGCCGGCGCGCTCACCGTGATCGATGCCACCAGCGCCGCCGGCGGCATCGACTTCTCCGTCCACGAGGCCGACGTCTACTACTTCGCGCCCCAGAAGAACCTCGGCTCCGACGGCGGCCTGTGGTTCGCCCTCGTGTCGCCCGCGGCGATCGAGCGGATCGAGCGGATCGCGGCATCCGGCCGGTACATCCCGGAGTTCCTCAGCCTCAAGAACGCGCTCGACAACTCGCGCCTCAACCAGACGCTGAACACGCCCGCCCTCACGACGCTCTTCCTGCTCGACCGCCAGCTGGACTGGATCCGCGACAACGGCGGCCTTCAGTGGGCGGATGCCCGCACCCGCGAGTCGTCGCAGGCGCTGTACGACTGGGCCGAGGCATCCGCGTTCGCCACGCCCTTCGTGAGCGACCCGGCCGACCGCTCCCCCGTCGTCGTGACGATCGACTTCGACGACAGCGTCGACGCCGCGGCCGTCGCGAAGAGCCTGCGCCACAACGGGATCGTCGACACCGAGCCCTACCGCAAGCTCGGGCGCAATCAGCTGCGCGTCGCGACGTTCGTCTCGATCGATCCCGACGACGTGCGTCAGCTGATCAAGTCGATCGACTACACGGTCGAGCGCCTCGGCTGA
- a CDS encoding TetR/AcrR family transcriptional regulator, with the protein MVEQRRQPRSRPETLLRRRDILDAATDIFGAKGFTGGTLQEIADQVGMTHAGILHHFGSKDALLLEVLKHRDETDVADLAEQHIPDGMDLFRHLVRTAFANAERPGIVQAYAVLSAESVTDDHPGREFFQKRYETLRAEVAHAFAVVCAERGIREPATVAYASTSILAVMDGLQVQWLLDPTSLDLGRASEFAIEAIVASVLEPVPSPLV; encoded by the coding sequence ATGGTCGAGCAGCGCAGGCAGCCGCGTTCGCGACCCGAGACACTGCTGCGCCGACGCGACATCCTCGACGCCGCGACCGACATCTTCGGCGCCAAGGGGTTCACCGGCGGAACGCTCCAGGAGATCGCCGACCAGGTCGGCATGACCCATGCAGGCATCCTCCATCACTTCGGCTCCAAGGACGCCCTGCTGCTCGAGGTTCTGAAGCATCGTGATGAAACCGATGTCGCCGACCTCGCCGAGCAGCACATCCCCGACGGGATGGACCTCTTCCGGCACCTCGTGCGCACCGCGTTCGCGAACGCCGAACGACCCGGCATCGTGCAGGCGTACGCCGTGCTGTCGGCCGAGTCGGTGACCGACGACCACCCCGGGCGCGAGTTCTTCCAGAAGCGGTACGAGACGCTGCGCGCAGAGGTCGCCCACGCGTTCGCCGTCGTGTGCGCCGAGCGCGGCATCCGCGAACCGGCGACGGTCGCCTACGCGTCGACCAGCATCCTCGCCGTCATGGACGGACTGCAGGTGCAGTGGCTGCTCGATCCGACCTCGCTCGACCTGGGCCGCGCGTCGGAGTTCGCGATCGAGGCGATCGTCGCCTCGGTGCTCGAGCCCGTTCCGTCACCGCTCGTCTGA
- a CDS encoding ABC transporter substrate-binding protein — MRLRSSLVAVGIAAAIVLTGCAAGSTDSGDSEPGAALTIAKPDGAITTESNNPYLGDSSASKYAYGKVIFESLALVNPTGDLGTTPWLAEEVTWNDDYTQLTAKARSGVKWSDGEDFTADDIAFSFNQVLDGKLNDTNALDLKSVSVDGDTVTIDFNSSKYTQQARVLHFQIVPEHIWADIADPNTDPLTGEGQVVGTGPYVLDSWTTESVTLTANPDYWGGELTVPELHYVSYGDNAALTTALATGEADWAQAFIPQIEDSYLSADPDNQFLVSPTAGAGTLFMNLQTKPFNNPALREALAWTIDRQAYVDIAREGASEAVWSVTGLGALLDDEIIPEYAGQEYSVDIDKAREVLTDAGYTWEGETLIDPDGEAVTFSISVPAGWSDWNTEQALIAEELKEGLGIEVKIDQPDWGGWDAARQEGTFQAIIHWLEDTGNAYGLYTSTMDPKWIVDNKAAFNFGRFDDPAVTEALNTYANAATDADREAALAVIQTAFVENVPAIPLGAHPLLGEFNTRNYVGWPSEEDQYASADPTQPAIVQILTQLQPAD; from the coding sequence ATGAGGCTTAGGTCTTCCCTCGTCGCCGTCGGCATCGCCGCGGCGATCGTGCTGACCGGCTGCGCAGCAGGCAGCACAGACTCCGGCGATTCCGAACCCGGCGCGGCGCTCACCATCGCCAAGCCGGACGGTGCGATCACCACCGAGTCGAACAACCCCTACCTGGGCGACTCGTCCGCCTCGAAGTACGCCTACGGCAAGGTCATCTTCGAGTCGCTCGCCCTCGTCAACCCGACCGGCGACCTCGGCACCACCCCGTGGCTCGCCGAAGAAGTCACGTGGAACGACGACTACACCCAGCTCACCGCGAAGGCGCGCAGCGGCGTGAAGTGGAGCGACGGCGAGGACTTCACCGCCGACGACATCGCGTTCTCGTTCAACCAGGTGCTCGACGGCAAGCTCAACGACACCAACGCGCTCGACCTGAAGAGCGTCAGCGTCGACGGCGACACCGTCACCATCGACTTCAACAGCTCGAAGTACACCCAGCAGGCCCGCGTGCTGCACTTCCAGATCGTGCCCGAGCACATCTGGGCCGACATCGCAGACCCCAACACCGACCCGCTCACGGGCGAGGGTCAGGTCGTCGGCACCGGTCCGTATGTGCTCGACTCGTGGACGACCGAGTCGGTCACCCTCACCGCGAACCCCGACTACTGGGGCGGCGAGCTGACGGTCCCCGAGCTGCACTACGTCTCCTACGGCGACAACGCCGCTCTGACCACGGCTCTGGCCACCGGTGAAGCGGATTGGGCGCAGGCATTCATCCCGCAGATCGAGGACAGCTACCTGTCGGCCGACCCCGACAACCAGTTCCTCGTCTCGCCGACCGCCGGCGCCGGAACGCTGTTCATGAACCTGCAGACCAAGCCGTTCAACAACCCGGCGCTCCGCGAGGCGCTCGCGTGGACGATCGACCGCCAGGCCTACGTCGACATCGCCCGCGAAGGCGCGAGCGAGGCCGTGTGGAGCGTGACCGGTCTGGGCGCGCTGCTCGACGACGAGATCATCCCCGAGTACGCCGGGCAGGAGTACTCGGTCGACATCGACAAGGCCCGCGAGGTCCTCACCGACGCCGGCTACACGTGGGAGGGCGAGACCCTCATCGACCCGGACGGCGAGGCCGTCACGTTCTCGATCTCGGTCCCTGCGGGCTGGAGCGACTGGAACACCGAGCAGGCCCTCATCGCCGAAGAGCTCAAGGAGGGCCTCGGCATCGAGGTCAAGATCGATCAGCCCGACTGGGGTGGCTGGGATGCCGCGCGCCAGGAAGGCACCTTCCAGGCGATCATCCACTGGCTCGAGGACACCGGCAACGCGTACGGCCTCTACACCTCCACGATGGACCCGAAGTGGATCGTCGACAACAAGGCGGCGTTCAACTTCGGCCGCTTCGACGACCCGGCCGTGACCGAGGCGCTCAACACCTACGCCAACGCCGCGACCGACGCCGACCGTGAAGCCGCTCTCGCGGTGATTCAGACGGCCTTCGTCGAGAACGTGCCGGCCATCCCGCTGGGGGCGCACCCGCTCCTGGGCGAGTTCAACACGCGCAACTACGTCGGTTGGCCGTCGGAGGAGGACCAGTACGCCTCCGCCGACCCGACGCAGCCCGCGATCGTGCAGATCCTCACCCAGCTGCAGCCCGCCGACTGA
- a CDS encoding ABC transporter ATP-binding protein: protein MRDSLLSVHDFSIVYDVDPPVRAVKNVTLELQRGEILGLAGESGCGKTTLAYGVQRLLKPPAVITSGSVTFHDATGVDIDVNGLEPEDMRRFRWDKISMVFQGAMNSLNPVATIGSQLDDVFEVHRPDLSRRERRAAVVELLEIVKVGAQRYRSYPHELSGGMRQRVMIAMALALRPQLMVMDEPTTALDVLVQREILRQISHLRHEFGFSVIFITHDLPLLLEISDRIAIMRDGEIIELDTAERVWTDPQTDYTRTLLASFPRLTGERGVVHR from the coding sequence ATGAGAGATTCCCTGCTCTCCGTCCACGACTTCTCGATCGTCTACGACGTCGATCCCCCCGTGAGGGCGGTGAAGAACGTCACCCTCGAACTCCAGCGCGGTGAGATCCTCGGACTCGCCGGCGAGAGCGGGTGCGGCAAGACCACGCTCGCCTACGGCGTCCAGCGCCTTCTCAAGCCGCCGGCCGTGATCACGAGCGGCTCCGTCACGTTCCACGACGCGACCGGCGTCGACATCGACGTCAACGGTCTCGAACCCGAAGACATGCGCCGATTCCGCTGGGACAAGATCTCGATGGTCTTCCAGGGCGCGATGAACTCGCTCAACCCCGTCGCCACCATCGGCTCCCAGCTCGACGACGTCTTCGAAGTCCACCGCCCCGACCTCTCGCGTCGCGAACGGCGCGCGGCTGTCGTCGAGCTGCTCGAGATCGTCAAGGTCGGCGCGCAGCGCTACCGCTCCTACCCCCACGAGCTGTCGGGAGGCATGCGCCAGCGCGTCATGATCGCCATGGCGCTCGCACTGCGTCCGCAGCTCATGGTGATGGACGAGCCCACGACCGCCCTCGACGTGCTCGTTCAGCGCGAGATCCTGCGACAGATCTCTCACCTGCGCCACGAGTTCGGCTTCTCGGTGATCTTCATCACCCATGACCTTCCGCTCCTCCTCGAGATCAGCGATCGCATCGCGATCATGCGCGATGGCGAGATCATCGAGCTCGACACGGCGGAACGCGTCTGGACCGACCCGCAGACCGACTACACGCGGACGCTCCTCGCCTCATTCCCGCGACTCACCGGAGAGAGGGGGGTGGTCCACCGATGA